CAGAAGTTCATGCGGCGGCAGGGGAAGCGCTAACCGCGGCACGCGAATTCGTCACCCTGATGATCAACGTGGATTACCGAGAGCTGGAACAGAACACCTCGGAGGTGCTGGCACGCTCCACCGGCGAGTTCAAGACGAAGTACAGCAGCAGCCTTGATCAGTTACGCCAAACCATGGTGGAAAACCGCGCATCGGCCAAGGGCACCGTGGTCGACTCGGCGATTCGGTCGGAAATGGCCAACAAGGTCACCACACTGATGTTCGTTGACCAGTCGGTCAGGAATACCGCCGTGCCGGACGGCCGCTTGGACCGAAGCCGGGTGCAAGTGACCATGGAGAACGTCCAGGGTCGCTGGCTGGCGAGCGAGGTCGACACGGTATGACCGAGTACCCCTCGCTGCATCCCGGCCCTTCTGGTGGCCAGTGGCGGATCGCTGTCGCGAGCGTGATGGTCGGCGTGGCCGTTGTGGCACTGTGCGCCTGTGGCCTACTGGGCTGGAAGCTGTTGCACGACGGTCCCGTACTGGCTGCGCAGCATCGGGCACAGCAGTTGCGCGAGCAAGGACTGAAGGCGGCCGAGTCGGTGACTGTGCTTTTGACGTCGATAGATTCGTCGAATGTCGACGAGGATTTCGCCGAGATCCTGGAACACTGCACGGGCGATCTCAAGGACCAGTTCTCGAAAAGTTCCGTGCAGTTGCGTCAGTTGCTGATCGACAATCGGGCCACCGCGACCGGCAAGGTGATTGCCTCCGCTGTGCAGTCCGACACCGTTGACGCACCCGATAAGAAGGTGGTTGTGCTGTTGATGGTGGATCAGTCGATTACCAACAGTGAACGGCCGGATCCTCGAATCGACAAGAGCCGGATGAAGATGACCATGGAGTTGGTTGACGGTCGCTGGTTGGCGAGCAAGCTCGAATACATTTAGACAAGAGGCGAATCGATCAGCGCCTGCGGGCCAGCCGACCCAGGTCGGCCGTGAACTAGCCTCCGAAACGGGGACCGCGGCGGCGGAGGTACCGCTCGAACTCCGCGGCCAGCGCGTCGCCGTCGATCTTGCTGAGGATCTCGGTGGTGTCCACCTCGGCGTCGCCGCGTTCCTCCAGTGACTGCACGTACTCGGCGATCTCTTCGTCCTCGGTGGTCATCTCGGTAACCGCCTGCTCCCATTCCTCGGCCTGCTCGGGCAGGTCCCCGAGGGGCACCTCCACATCGAGCACGTCCTCCACGCGCTGCAGCAGGGCGACGGTCGCCTTCGGGTTGGGGGGTTGCGACACATAGTGCGGCACGGCGGCCCAGAATGCGACGGCCGGAATGCCGGCGTTCACGCAGGCGTCCTGGAACACCCCGGCGATGCCGGTGGGGCCCTCGTAGCGGGTCTCTTCCAGGCCGAAGAATTTCGCGGCATCCGGCGAGTAGGCAGTGCCACTCACCGGCACCGGCCGAGTGTGTGGGGTATCGGCCAGCAGTGCGCCCAAGATCACCACGGTGGACACGTTGAGACGGTCCGCGATGGCGAGCAAGCGGTTGCAGAAGGTGCGCCAGCGCATGTTCGGCTCGGCACCGTGCATCAGCACCACATCGCGCTGCGAGCCGGGAGGCGAGCAGTAGGAGATGTGCATGCCGGGCCACTCCAACTCGCGGGTGACACCCTTGACCAGCCGCACCACCGGGCGATTGACCTGGTAGTCGTAGTAGTCCTCGTCGTCGATGGTCATCAACGGGGTGGCCTGCCAGGTGGTGTCCAGGTGTTCCAGAGCGGCGCTGGCGGCATCGCCGGCGTCATTCCAGCCCTCGAAGGCGGCAACGACCACCGGGTCGCGCAGCACGGGTAGGCCGTTCTGGGCGGTATCCGACGGGGTCACGGTGTCAGCGTAAGCCCTGCGTGACGGGGACGAGCCGCGGCTGGCGGAGAATGGATTGGATAGCCAGATCACATTGTTGATATGACGGCCCTAGAGAAACCCGCACGAGAAAGTTAGGCGTTCGCACGACTGTCGAGTGACCACGTAGACTTCATCTGGTCGAGAGGCGTTGCAACGGTTCGGGGATCACAGCCCGTGACCGCCACGCTCGGCAGAGTTAAGGACGCCTTCCGCTCTGGAAGGAATGCGCGTGACCAATCCGCAGCCCAATATCAGGCCTGACAGCACGGACTCGCTGACAGCTGCCCTCGAACAGCGGATTCTGGTGATCGACGGCGCGATGGGCACGGCGATCCAACGCGACAGGCCCGACGAGGCCGGATACCGCGGCGAGCGGTTCAAGGACTGGCCGAGCGACCTCGTCGGCAACAACGATCTGCTCACTCTGACGCAGCCGCACATCATCGAGGGCATCCACCGCGAGTACCTCGAAGCGGGCGCAGACATCCTCGAGACCAATACGTTCAACGCGAACGCGGTATCGCTTTCCGACTACGGCATGGAAGAGCTGAGCTACGAGCTGAACTACGCCGGTGCCGCGCTGGCCCGGGCCGCTGCCGACGAGTACAGCACCCCCGATAAGCCCCGCTACGTGGCTGGGGCACTGGGGCCGACCACCCGAACCGCGTCGATTTCGCCGGACGTTAACGATCCCGGAGCCCGCAACGTCTCCTACGACCAGCTGGTCGCCGCCTACCTCGAAGCGGCCAACGGCCTGGTCGACGGCGGTGCCGACATCATCCTCGTGGAGACCATCTTCGACTCACTGAACGCCAAGGCGGCGGTCTTCGCCGTGGAGACGCTGTTCGAGCAGCGCGGGCGGCGCTGGCCGATCATCATCTCGGGCACGATCACCGATGCGTCCGGGCGGACATTGTCCGGTCAGGTCACGGAGGCATTCTGGAACGCGATCCGGCACGCCAAGCCTCTCGCGGTGGGCCTCAACTGTGCCCTGGGCGCCCCGGAGATGCGGCCTTACATCGCCGAGATGTCGCGTATTGCAGATACTTTCGTCTCCTGCTATCCGAATGCAGGTCTGCCCAACGCCTTCGGCGAGTACGACGAGTCCCCTGAGCATCAGGCCGGCTACCTTGCCGAGTTCGCAGAGGCTGGCCTGGTCAACCTGGTCGGCGGGTGCTGCGGGACTGCGCCCGCGCATATCGCGGAGATCGCCAAGGTTGTCGAGGGCGTGAAACCCAGGGATGTACCGAGCATCGACATCGCCACCCGGCTGTCGGGCCTGGAGCCGCTCAACATCACCGACGACTCCCTGTTCGTGAACATCGGGGAGCGCACCAACATCACCGGATCGGCCCGGTTCCGCAACCTGATCAAGGCCGAGGACTACGACACCGCGCTGTCGGTCGCCTTGCAGCAGGTCGAGGTCGGTGCGCAGGTCATCGACATCAACATGGACGAGGGCATGATCGACGGCGTCGCCGCGATGGACCGGTTCACCAAACTGATCGCGGTTGAACCCGATATCAGTCGCGTGCCGGTGATGATCGACTCCTCGAAGTGGGAGGTCATCGAGGCAGGGCTGAAGAACGTCCAGGGCAAGCCGATTGTCAACTCGATCTCCATGAAGGAGGGCGAGGAGAAGTTCATCCGTGAAGCACGGCTGTGCCGCAAGTACGGTGCCGCTGTCGTGGTGATGGCCTTTGACGAACAGGGGCAGGCCGACAACCTGGAGCGCCGTAAAGAGATCTGCGGGCGCGCCTACCGGATTTTGACCGAAGAGGTCGGCTTTCCGGCCGAAGACATCATCTTCGATCCGAACTGCTTCGCGCTGGCGACGGGTATCGAGGAGCATGCGACGTACGGGATCGACTTCATCGAGGCCTGCGCCTGGATCAAGGCGAACCTGCCCGGGGTGCACATCTCCGGCGGTATCTCGAACGTGTCGTTCTCGTTCCGTGGCAACAATCCCGTCCGCGAGGCCATCCACGCGGTGTTCCTGTTCCACGCCATCAAGGCCGGCCTGGACATGGGCATCGTCAATGCCGGCGCACTGGTGCCCTACGACTCGATCGACCTCGAGCTGCGGGACCGCATCGAGGATGTCGTCCTGAACCGTCGCGCGGATGCCGCCGAACGGCTGCTGGAGATCGCCGAGCGGTTCAACAGCACGGAGAACTCGGGCGGAGGAGACGATCGAGCTGCTCAAGAGTGGCGCAGTCTGCCTGTGCGCGAACGAATTACGCATGCCCTGGTCAAGGGAATCGACGCTCACGTCGATGACGACACCGAGGAATTGCGCGCCGAGATCGCCGACGCGGGCGGCCGCCCGATCGAAGTGATCGAGGGTCCACTGATGGACGGCATGAACGTCGTCGGTGACCTCTTCGGTTCGGGAAAGATGTTCTTGCCCCAGGTGGTGAAGTCGGCCCGAGTGATGAAGAAGGCCGTCGCGTACCTGCTGCCGTTCATCGAGAAGGAAAAGGAAGCGTCCGGGGCCGCCACATCCAAGGACACCAACGGCACGATCATCATGGCGACCGTGAAGGGCGACGTTCACGACATCGGCAAGAACATCGTCGGGGTTGTCCTGCAGTGCAACAACTTCGAAGTGATCGACCTCGGGGTCATGGTGCCTGCCGAGAAGATCCTGGCGGCAGCAGAGGAATACGACGCCGACATCATTGGGCTGTCCGGCTTGATCACCCCGTCGCTGGACGAGATGGTCAACTTCGCCGTCGAGATGGAACGTAAGGGGCTGGAGATCCCACTGCTGATCGGCGGCGCGACCACTTCGCGCGCCCATACCGCCGTGAAGGTGGCGCCCCGGCGGAGTGGCCCGGTGGTCTGGGTCAAGGATGCCTCCCGATCGGTGCCGGTGGCCGCGGCACTGCTCGACGACAAGCAGCGTCCGGGCCTGTTGGAGGCCACCGCGAAGGACTACGCGTCGCTGCGCGAGCGCCATGCGCAGAAGAACGAACGCCCGACGCTGACCTTGGAAAAGGCCCGCGCCAACCGCACGCCCATCGAATGGGACGGCTACCTACCGCCCGTGCCCGCTCAGGGTCTCGGCGTGCGCGAATTTCTCGACTATGACATCGCCGAGCTGCGCGAATACATCGATTGGCAGCCGTTCTTCAACGCCTGGGAGATGAAGGGTCGATTCCCCGACATCCTCAACAACCCGGCCACGGGTGAGGCGGCTCGCAAGCTCTACGACGACGCCCAGCAGATGCTCGACACCGTCATCAAGGAGAAGTGGCTGACCGCCAATGGGGTGATCGGCTTCTTCCCGGCGAACGCGGTGGGCCCAGGTTTTGACGACATCGAGGTCTACACCGACGACACCCGCACCGAGGTGCTGACCACATTGCACAACCTGCGTCAGCAGGGCGAGCACCGGGAAGGCATCCCGAACCGGTCACTGGGCGACTACATCGCACCTAAGGACACCGGTCTGGCCGACTACGTCGGTGCCTTCGCCGTCACCGCGGGGCTCGGCAGCCAGGATAAGATCATGGAGTTCAAGGCGGATCTGGACGATTACAGCGCGATCCTGCTGGAGTCGGTGGCCGACCGGCTGGCCGAGGCCTTCGCCGAGCGGATGCACCAGCGGGTCCGCAAGGAGTTCTGGGGATTCCAGCCCGATGAGCAGCTGGACAACGAGGCCCTCATCGGGGAGAAGTACCGCGGTATCCGCCCGGCCCCGGGTTACCCGGCCTGCCCGGAGCACACCGAGAAGGTGACGCTGTTCAACCTGATGGATGTCACGGAGCGGACGGGCATCGAGCTGACCGAGTCGATGGCGATGTGGCCCGGCGCCGCCGTCAGCGGCTGGTATTTCTCGCATCCGCAGTCGCAGTACTTCGTGGTAGGCCGGCTGGCCCAGGACCAGGTCGCCGACTATGCCAGGCGCAAGGGCTGGACGCTGCAGGAAGCAGAGCGTTGGCTCGGACCGAACCTCGGCTACAACCCGGAGGACTGAGCACCGGCGTCGTGGGCGGCAGGTGGCCTCTGACAGAATTGGTCGCATGCGTGCGGTGCTGTGGGATATGGACGGCACCCTCATCGAATCGGAAAAGCTCTGGGACATCTCGATGGGAGAGTTGTGCCGCAGGCTCGGCGGTGAGATGACACCCGAGCTGCGCACCGCGCTCCTCGGGGGCTCGGCGGACGCCACCATGCGGATGATCTTCACGGCGCTGGAGCTGGAGCACGATGCCGAGCGGATGGCCAGCGAGAACGCCTGGCTGCACGAATACACCGGTGAGCTCTTCGCGACCGACCTCACCTGGTGTGATGGTGCCCAGGACATGCTGGCGCAGCTTGCCGCCGAGCAGGTCCCGATGGCGCTGGTCACCAACACCATCAGATCGCTCACCAACCAGGCACTCAAGACCATTGGCACGCACTGGTTTACCGAGTCGGTGTGTGGCGACGAGGTGCCTGCGGGTAAGCCCGCGCCCGACCCGTACCTGCGGGCCGCCGCGCTGCTCGGGGTCGACCCGGGCGATTGCCTGGCCATCGAGGACTCGGTGACCGGTGCCGCCGCGGCCGAGACGGCGGGGTGCGCAGTGCTGGTGGTGCCCAACCACGTCGAGGTGCCCGCAGGCGACCGGCGCAGGCATGCCTCCACCTTGTCGGGCCTGTCGGTGGGCGACCTGCGCGGTGCCCACGCCGACGTGCTCACCGCGACCACCTGCAAACCCATATGACTCGCCGGGCGGGGTCGTGACAGAATCGCCACCCGTGAAGACCTTCGACGAGCTGTTCGCCGAGCTCAGTGACCGCGCCAAGACCCGGCCCGAGGGGAGTGGCACCGTCGCCGCCCTCGATGCGGGGGTGCACACCCTGGGCAAGAAGCTGCTCGAAGAGGCGGGTGAGGTGTGGTTGGCCGCCGAACACGAGAGCGACGAATCGCTTGCCGAAGAGGTGAGCCAGCTGCTCTATTGGGCACAGGTGCTGCTGATCGCCCGTGGTCTGACTCTCGACGACGTCTACCGGAAGCTCTGACATGACAAGTTCGAATGGAGCTTCACAGGGAGCACTGCGCGTCGCTGTCCCCAACAAGGGCGCACTCAGCGAGGCCGCATCGGAGATCTTGTCGGAGGCAGGCTATCGGCGGCGTGGGGACGCCAAGGATCTGACCGTGCTCGACCCGCAGAACGACGTCGAGTTCTTTTTCTTGCGACCCAAGGACATCGCGATCTATGTCGGCTCGGGCGAGCTTGATCTCGGTATCACCGGCCGCGACCTGATGATGGACTCTGATGCGCCGGTGATCGAGCGGCTCGCACTGGGATTCGGTGGTTCGACCTTCCGGTACGCTGCGCCCGCGGGGCGTGACTGGACGATTTATGACATCGCGGGAAAGAGAATCGCCACCGCGTACCCCAACCTTGTCCGAAAAGATCTGGCCGCCAAGGGGATCGAAGCCGATGTCATACGGCTCGACGGTGCCGTCGAGATCTCCATTCAGCTCGGGGTGGCCGACGTGATCGCCGACATCGTGGGGACCGGCCGCACCCTGCGTCAGCACGGACTGAGCGCCTTCGGTGAGTCTTTGTGCGATTCGGAGGCAGTGCTGATCGAGCGGGAGAACGCCGATCCGGCAACGGAATCGGCGCGCACGCAACTGACAACCCGCATCCAGGGCGTGGTGTTCGGCCAGCAGTATCTGATGCTCGATTACGACTGCCCGCGCGCCGTCCTGGACGAGGCACTCAAGGTGACCCCGGGGCTGGAATCTCCGACGTTGGCTCCGCTGGCCGACGAGGCATGGGTGGCGGTGCGCGCCCTCGCCCCGCGTAAGGGCGTCAACACCACGATGGACGCACTGGCCGCGATCGGAGCAAAGGCAATCCTGGCCTCCGAGGTCAGGTTCTTCCGGGCATAGTTCTCCTGGGTTTCCTGGGCTTTCCCGGATTCCTTCGCGAGTGGCCCCCACGCGTCCTACCATGGCCGTATGGCGCTGCAAGTCCTCGTGTACAGCGATGACATCACGGTCCGGCGCAAGGTAATTCAAGGCATCGGCACCCGGCCGGATTCCGCGCTGCCGCCGCTGGAGTTCATCGAGGTCGCCACCGGCCCCATGGTCATCGAGCGTCTGGCGGCCGCCGGTATCGATCTGGCGATTCTGGACGGTGAGGCGACCCCCTTTGGCGGGATGGGTGTGGCCAAGCAGGTCAAGGACGAGGTCGATGCACCGCCCCCGATCGTCGTTCTGACTGGTCGTCCGCAGGACAACTGGCTGGCGAGCTGGTCCCGCGCCGAAGCTGTGGTACCGCGGCCGATCGACCCGATGCGCTTGACCGCGACAGTGATCGATCTGCTCGGTTCGGCAGCCGCAACACGCAGCTGACTCAGTCGCAACACAACGGCGGCCTCAGCCTTCCCGGGCGCTTGGACTCGGTACTTAATTGCGCAAAACACCGTCAAACGGTGGCATGGATCCGGCGCCAACCGATAGTGTGTTTGTTAGGTCACATCTGTACTGGTCGGCAGCCCTCGACCACAACAGCAATGACGCGGCAATGTTGCCGATCCAGCACAGGGACCCGATGGATCGATTTCGGGAGGCTGGTCTGCGATGGATGCGTATGTACCGATCTTGGTACTCGGCGCCATTGCGGTGGCGTTTGCCGTTTTCTCCGTTGGGATTTCGTCGTTCGTCGGCCCACGCCGGTACAACCGGGCCAAACTCGAGGCGTATGAGTGTGGCATCGAGGCCACCCAGCATTCGATGGGGCGCGATCATCATGGTGCCGCCGCGGGTGGACACCGGGTGCCCGTGAAGTACTACCTCACCGCGATGTTGTTCATCATCTTCGACATCGAGATCGTCTTCCTGTATCCGTGGGCCGTCCACTTCGACGCCCTCGGAGTGTTCGGACTGCTCGCCATGGCCCTGTTCATCGTCAACGTGTCGGTGGCGTACGCGTACGAATGGAGGCGCGGTGGCCTGAGCTGGGATTAGCCCCGTGCGATTGGTGGGGCAACTGGAAGTCCTTGCAACATCACGAATAAGCACACCTGTCGGGAGAGTCATGGGTCTTGAGGAAAAACTGCCTAGCGGATTTCTGCTGAGCACCGTCGAGACGCTGGCGGGATACGTGCGCAAAGGATCGTTGTGGCCGGCCACCTTTGGGCTGGCTTGCTGTGCCATCGAGATGATGTCCACGGCGGGCCCACGATTCGACATCGCCCGCTTTGGCATGGAACGGTTCTCGGCCACACCGAGGCAGGCCGACCTGATGATCGTGGCGGGCCGGGTCAGTCAGAAGATGGCTCCGGTGCTGCGTCAGATCTACGACCAGATGGCTGAGCCGAAATGGGTACTCGCCATGGGAGTGTGCGCATCTTCGGGCGGCATGTTCAACAATTACGCAATCGTCCAGGGCGTCGATCATGTTGTCCCCGTGGATATCTACCTTCCCGGGTGTCCGCCGCGGCCGGAAATGCTGCTCCATGCGATTTTGAAACTGCACGAGAAGATCGCCCAGATGCCGCTCGGGGTAAACCGCGAGGAAGTCATCCGTGAGACCGAAGCCGCCGCACTTGCCGCGACGCCCACCATCGAGATGAAGGGGCTACTGCGGTGACGGACAACGAGCGGGAACCGCAGGAGATCATCGGTATCAGGCGCGGGCTCTTCGGAGTCACGGGCACGGGCGACACCTCCGGTTACGGTGGCCTGATCCGGTCAATCTCGTTGCCGGCCAGCTCGAACCGCCCCTACGGCGGATACTTCGATCAGGTGGTCGACCGACTGGAATCGGTTCTCGCGGAGCAGGAGCACGTCACCTACGAGGACGCCATCGAGAGCGTGGTCGTCTACCGTGATCAACTCACGATCCACGTCAAGGCCGAGCATCTGGTGCAGGTTGCCCAGTCCCTGCGCGATGACCCCGAACTACGTTTCGAGCTCAGCCTGGGTGTCAGCGGAGTGCACTACCCCGACGACGCAGCACGTGAACTCCATGCCGTGTACCCTCTCATGTCCATCACCTGGAACCGCCGGATCATGCTCGAAGTAGCAGTCCCGGAAAGTAATCCGCATATTCCGTCGCTGAACGCCGTGTACCCGACCACGGACTGGCATGAACGGGAAACGTACGACTTCTTCGGCATCGTCTTCGACGACCACCCCGCACTGACGCGAATCGAGATGCCCGACGACTGGGAAGGGCACCCGCAGCGCAAGGACTATCCGCTCGGCGGGGTGCCGGTCGAGTACCACGGAGCCACCATCGCACCGCCCGATCAGCGGAGGTCCTACAGCTAGTGACAACGCAGCCAGCACATCCTCAGACCGTTTTCATGGCCGGCGGCCAGGATTGGGACGAGATCGTCACCGCCGCATCGCAAGCCACCGACGAGCGAATAGTCGTCAACATGGGCCCCCAGCATCCGTCCACCCATGGCGTGCTGCGTCTGATCTTGGAGATCGAGGGCGAGACGGTCACCGACGTGCGCTGCGGTATCGGGTATCTGCACACCGGCATCGAAAAGAATTTGGAGTACCGGACCTGGACGCAAGGTGTCACCTTCGTGACCCGGATGGACTATCTGTCCCCGTTCTTCAACGAGACCGCGTACTGCCTGGGAGTTGAGAAACTGCTGGACATCACCGACGAAATCCCCGAGCGTGCGAGCGTGATTCGGGTGCTGATGATGGAACTCAATCGCATCTCCTCACACCTGGTCGCACTTGCCACCGGTGGCATGGAACTCGGGGCGATGACCGCGATGTTCCTCGGTTTCCGTGAACGCGAAATGATCCTGAAGGTCTTCGAGGCGATTACCGGTCTGCGTATGAACCATGCCTATGTCAGACCCGGCGGGCTCGCCCAGGATCTGCCCGACGGCGCCGAACAAGAGATTCGGGACCTGCTCAAGATCCTGCCCGGCAGGTTGCACGACATGGAAAACCTGTTGAACGAGAACTACATCTGGAAGGCGCGCACCCAGGGCATCGGATACCTGGACCTCACCGGATGCATGGCGTTGGGCATCACGGGTCCGGTACTGCGCGCCACCGGCCTTGCGCACGACCTGCGGCGTGCGCAACCGTACTGCGGCTACGAGAACTACGACTTCGACGTCGTCACTCACGATGATTGTGACTCATACGGCCGGTATCTGATCCGGGTCAAGGAGATGCACGAGTCCATCAAGATCGCACAGCAGTGTGTCGAACGATTGCGGCCGGGGCCGGTCATGGTGGACGACAAGAAAATTGCCTGGCCCGCCGACCTGGCCTCGGGCCCAGATGGTTTGGGCAACTCGCCCAAACACATCGCCAAGATCATGGGCACCTCGATGGAGGGATTGATCCACCACTTCAAGCTGGTCACCGAGGGAGTGCGGGTGCCGGCGGGTCAGGTGTATGTCGCCGTCGAGTCGCCGCGCGGTGAGCTCGGCGTCCACATGGTCAGTGACGGCGGAACCCGGCCCTATCGCGTGCACTTCCGCGACCCGTCGTTCACAAATCTGCAGTCCGTCTCCGCGATGTGCGAGGGAGGCATGGTGGCGGATCTGATCGCCGCGGTGGCGAGCATCGACCCGGTGATGGGGGGAGTGGACAGGTGACGGAGATCTTCGTGGAGCTCGGCAGTCGCCCACCCGAGGACGAGGGCCGATTCTCGGGGCGCAAGAACTATCCACCGGAGGTGGTTTCGCGGTTGTCCATAGACGCCAAGGAAATCCTCGACCGCTATCCGAGCCACCGCTCCGCATTACTGCCGCTGCTGCATCTCGTACAGTCCGAGGACGGATACGTGACGATGGCGGGCATCGGATTCTGTGCCGATCAGGTGGGATTGACCCCGGCCGAGGTGACGGCGGTGGCGAGTTTCTACTCGATGTACCGACGCGGACCCACCGGTGACTATTTGGTCGGAGTCTGTACCAATACGCTGTGTGCGGTGCTCGGCGGTGATGCGATCCTGGCGCGGTTGGTCGACGAACTCGATGTGCAACCCGGCGGTACCACCGGGGACGGCAAGGTCACACTCGAACATGTCGAGTGCAACGCCGCCTGTGACTATGCGCCGGTGCTGATGGTCAATTGGGAGTTCTTCGATAACCAAACCCCAGATAGTGCAGTTGATCTCGTGGAGGCACTGCGCGGTGGCCGTGTGCCCGAGCCCCGCCGCGGCGCGGCGCCGTGCACGTTCAAACAGACCGCCCGGATCTTGGCCGGGTTCGCCGACGACCGTCCCGATGCGGTGGCCGCGGCGCAGGCGGGTGCCCCGACATTGGCGGGATTGCGATTGGCTCGGGATGCACAGCGGAACGTGCGAACCGACGCGACGAGGTCGGCAGAGGAGATGGAGCCGTGACGTCGACGATTCTCACTCCGGTCCTGTCCGAGCACTGGGACGAGGGCGACTCCTGGACCCTCGAGGGGTATCTGCGTCACGCGGGCTACGAGGGCCTGCGCCGCGCACTGGACATGGAACCGGACGCGGTGATCGCCATGATCAAGGACGCGGGGCTACGTGGGCGTGGCGGAGCGGGGTTTCCGACGGGCACCAAGTGGTCCTTCATCCCACAGGGTGACGGCAGGCCGCACTACCTGGTGGTGAACGCCGACGAATCCGAACCCGGCACCTGCAAGGACATTCCGCTGATGTTGGCGACTCCGCATACCCTCGTCGAGGGCATCGTCATCGCGGCGTATGCGATCCGGGCCTCGCACGCCTTCATCTACGTTCGCGGTGAGGTCATCTCGGTGATCAGACGATTGCAGACCGCGGTCGCGCAGGCCTATGAGGCCGGATACCTGGGCCGCAACATCCTGGACAGCGGTTTCGATCTGGAACTGGTGGTGCACGCCGGTGCCGGTGCCTACATCTGCGGGGAAGAGACCGCACTGTTGGACTCGCTGGAAGGGCGACGCGGCCAGCCGCGGCTACGTCCGCCGTTCCCGGCCGTCGCGGGTCTGTATGCCAGCCCGACCGTGGTCAACAACGTCGAGTCCATCGCGAGTGTCCCGGCCATCGTGCGGCGTGGTGTCGAATGGTTCCGCACGATGGGGTCGGAGAAATCGCCGGGATTCACTC
The nucleotide sequence above comes from Mycobacteroides saopaulense. Encoded proteins:
- a CDS encoding HAD family hydrolase, which codes for MRAVLWDMDGTLIESEKLWDISMGELCRRLGGEMTPELRTALLGGSADATMRMIFTALELEHDAERMASENAWLHEYTGELFATDLTWCDGAQDMLAQLAAEQVPMALVTNTIRSLTNQALKTIGTHWFTESVCGDEVPAGKPAPDPYLRAAALLGVDPGDCLAIEDSVTGAAAAETAGCAVLVVPNHVEVPAGDRRRHASTLSGLSVGDLRGAHADVLTATTCKPI
- a CDS encoding phosphoribosyl-ATP diphosphatase, whose translation is MTESPPVKTFDELFAELSDRAKTRPEGSGTVAALDAGVHTLGKKLLEEAGEVWLAAEHESDESLAEEVSQLLYWAQVLLIARGLTLDDVYRKL
- a CDS encoding PAC2 family protein, with the protein product MIWLSNPFSASRGSSPSRRAYADTVTPSDTAQNGLPVLRDPVVVAAFEGWNDAGDAASAALEHLDTTWQATPLMTIDDEDYYDYQVNRPVVRLVKGVTRELEWPGMHISYCSPPGSQRDVVLMHGAEPNMRWRTFCNRLLAIADRLNVSTVVILGALLADTPHTRPVPVSGTAYSPDAAKFFGLEETRYEGPTGIAGVFQDACVNAGIPAVAFWAAVPHYVSQPPNPKATVALLQRVEDVLDVEVPLGDLPEQAEEWEQAVTEMTTEDEEIAEYVQSLEERGDAEVDTTEILSKIDGDALAAEFERYLRRRGPRFGG
- the hisG gene encoding ATP phosphoribosyltransferase, which gives rise to MTSSNGASQGALRVAVPNKGALSEAASEILSEAGYRRRGDAKDLTVLDPQNDVEFFFLRPKDIAIYVGSGELDLGITGRDLMMDSDAPVIERLALGFGGSTFRYAAPAGRDWTIYDIAGKRIATAYPNLVRKDLAAKGIEADVIRLDGAVEISIQLGVADVIADIVGTGRTLRQHGLSAFGESLCDSEAVLIERENADPATESARTQLTTRIQGVVFGQQYLMLDYDCPRAVLDEALKVTPGLESPTLAPLADEAWVAVRALAPRKGVNTTMDALAAIGAKAILASEVRFFRA
- a CDS encoding NADH-quinone oxidoreductase subunit A → MDAYVPILVLGAIAVAFAVFSVGISSFVGPRRYNRAKLEAYECGIEATQHSMGRDHHGAAAGGHRVPVKYYLTAMLFIIFDIEIVFLYPWAVHFDALGVFGLLAMALFIVNVSVAYAYEWRRGGLSWD
- the metH gene encoding methionine synthase, which gives rise to MTNPQPNIRPDSTDSLTAALEQRILVIDGAMGTAIQRDRPDEAGYRGERFKDWPSDLVGNNDLLTLTQPHIIEGIHREYLEAGADILETNTFNANAVSLSDYGMEELSYELNYAGAALARAAADEYSTPDKPRYVAGALGPTTRTASISPDVNDPGARNVSYDQLVAAYLEAANGLVDGGADIILVETIFDSLNAKAAVFAVETLFEQRGRRWPIIISGTITDASGRTLSGQVTEAFWNAIRHAKPLAVGLNCALGAPEMRPYIAEMSRIADTFVSCYPNAGLPNAFGEYDESPEHQAGYLAEFAEAGLVNLVGGCCGTAPAHIAEIAKVVEGVKPRDVPSIDIATRLSGLEPLNITDDSLFVNIGERTNITGSARFRNLIKAEDYDTALSVALQQVEVGAQVIDINMDEGMIDGVAAMDRFTKLIAVEPDISRVPVMIDSSKWEVIEAGLKNVQGKPIVNSISMKEGEEKFIREARLCRKYGAAVVVMAFDEQGQADNLERRKEICGRAYRILTEEVGFPAEDIIFDPNCFALATGIEEHATYGIDFIEACAWIKANLPGVHISGGISNVSFSFRGNNPVREAIHAVFLFHAIKAGLDMGIVNAGALVPYDSIDLELRDRIEDVVLNRRADAAERLLEIAERFNSTENSGGGDDRAAQEWRSLPVRERITHALVKGIDAHVDDDTEELRAEIADAGGRPIEVIEGPLMDGMNVVGDLFGSGKMFLPQVVKSARVMKKAVAYLLPFIEKEKEASGAATSKDTNGTIIMATVKGDVHDIGKNIVGVVLQCNNFEVIDLGVMVPAEKILAAAEEYDADIIGLSGLITPSLDEMVNFAVEMERKGLEIPLLIGGATTSRAHTAVKVAPRRSGPVVWVKDASRSVPVAAALLDDKQRPGLLEATAKDYASLRERHAQKNERPTLTLEKARANRTPIEWDGYLPPVPAQGLGVREFLDYDIAELREYIDWQPFFNAWEMKGRFPDILNNPATGEAARKLYDDAQQMLDTVIKEKWLTANGVIGFFPANAVGPGFDDIEVYTDDTRTEVLTTLHNLRQQGEHREGIPNRSLGDYIAPKDTGLADYVGAFAVTAGLGSQDKIMEFKADLDDYSAILLESVADRLAEAFAERMHQRVRKEFWGFQPDEQLDNEALIGEKYRGIRPAPGYPACPEHTEKVTLFNLMDVTERTGIELTESMAMWPGAAVSGWYFSHPQSQYFVVGRLAQDQVADYARRKGWTLQEAERWLGPNLGYNPED
- a CDS encoding Mce protein; protein product: MTEYPSLHPGPSGGQWRIAVASVMVGVAVVALCACGLLGWKLLHDGPVLAAQHRAQQLREQGLKAAESVTVLLTSIDSSNVDEDFAEILEHCTGDLKDQFSKSSVQLRQLLIDNRATATGKVIASAVQSDTVDAPDKKVVVLLMVDQSITNSERPDPRIDKSRMKMTMELVDGRWLASKLEYI
- a CDS encoding response regulator, translated to MALQVLVYSDDITVRRKVIQGIGTRPDSALPPLEFIEVATGPMVIERLAAAGIDLAILDGEATPFGGMGVAKQVKDEVDAPPPIVVLTGRPQDNWLASWSRAEAVVPRPIDPMRLTATVIDLLGSAAATRS